Proteins encoded within one genomic window of Sphingomonas sp. KRR8:
- a CDS encoding DUF4142 domain-containing protein, whose amino-acid sequence MFRILTAGVLLAASTAAFAAPATKFLNNAARGDSGEVQMGQLLQQRSSNPAVRSYGRMLVADHGAHRSQVDQLARRMGVRVSHSPKADAMAAMRHLRNLHGRAFDRYARSHAIEDHQKDIAEYQAQVRTGDRATARLASATLPTLRKHLQEARALR is encoded by the coding sequence ATGTTCCGTATCCTGACCGCTGGCGTCCTGCTCGCCGCCTCCACCGCAGCCTTCGCGGCGCCCGCGACCAAGTTCCTCAACAACGCCGCTCGGGGCGACAGCGGCGAGGTCCAGATGGGCCAGCTGCTCCAGCAGCGCAGCAGCAACCCTGCCGTGCGCAGCTACGGCCGAATGCTGGTCGCGGATCACGGCGCTCACCGCAGCCAGGTCGACCAGCTCGCCCGCCGCATGGGCGTCCGTGTCAGCCATAGCCCGAAGGCCGACGCGATGGCCGCGATGCGCCACCTGCGTAACCTGCACGGCCGCGCCTTCGACCGATATGCCCGCAGCCATGCGATCGAGGATCACCAGAAGGACATCGCTGAATATCAGGCGCAGGTGCGCACCGGCGACCGGGCCACGGCGCGGCTAGCCTCGGCGACGCTCCCCACCCTTCGCAAGCATCTTCAGGAAGCGCGCGCGCTCCGCTGA